A region of Asticcacaulis excentricus DNA encodes the following proteins:
- a CDS encoding tRNA1(Val) (adenine(37)-N6)-methyltransferase produces MPTTLLGGRVRLWQPAKGYRIGMDGALLAAGAAGIIHEKKPRSSSVAQPSNRAQAGPGDPPPLSEFKNLGPERSEVAVSALELGCGVGGVILSLAARCPQVRAVGIERDTATFALTEVNLVQAGGDHRAIHGDIGAGYRAFDLPRFDLVLSNPPYFDDPETLRAPHELKRPAWIADDGLQAWLDFAQAAVVDGGEIVFIHRADRLGDILSGLPKCGSFVIRPIQPFADKAAKRVLVRAKRLGKAPLRLLPPLILHDEGERKHTPEVEAILRGEAELGW; encoded by the coding sequence ATGCCCACCACCCTATTGGGGGGGCGGGTGCGGCTGTGGCAACCGGCGAAGGGCTATCGAATCGGTATGGACGGCGCCCTGCTGGCGGCGGGCGCGGCGGGTATCATTCACGAAAAGAAGCCTCGCTCATCCTCCGTAGCCCAGCCCTCCAACAGGGCCCAAGCGGGCCCCGGCGACCCTCCGCCGCTCTCAGAGTTTAAAAATCTGGGGCCTGAGCGCAGCGAAGTAGCCGTAAGCGCTTTAGAGTTAGGCTGCGGTGTGGGGGGCGTCATTTTGTCGCTGGCGGCGCGCTGCCCTCAGGTGCGCGCCGTGGGTATCGAGCGTGACACGGCGACTTTTGCCCTGACGGAGGTCAATCTGGTGCAAGCGGGCGGTGACCATCGTGCGATTCACGGCGATATTGGTGCCGGGTATCGCGCTTTCGACCTGCCGCGATTTGACCTTGTCCTGAGTAATCCGCCCTATTTCGACGACCCGGAAACGCTGCGCGCCCCGCATGAGTTAAAGCGCCCGGCGTGGATCGCCGATGACGGGCTTCAGGCGTGGCTCGACTTCGCGCAGGCCGCCGTGGTCGATGGCGGGGAGATTGTGTTCATCCACCGCGCCGACCGGCTGGGGGATATCTTAAGCGGCCTGCCCAAGTGCGGGTCGTTCGTCATCCGCCCGATCCAGCCCTTTGCCGATAAGGCGGCCAAGCGCGTACTGGTGCGCGCCAAACGGCTGGGCAAGGCCCCGTTGCGCCTCCTGCCGCCGCTGATCCTGCACGACGAAGGCGAGCGCAAACACACACCAGAGGTCGAAGCGATACTGAGAGGCGAGGCGGAATTGGGGTGGTAA
- a CDS encoding polyprenyl synthetase family protein, protein MDTANIEKTHTSAPAETAGKADVEALVRLCADDMAAVNAIITERMQSDVAVIPALAEHLISAGGKRLRPLLCVAAARLAGTTNVHHQKLSAAVEFIHTATLLHDDVVDSSQLRRGKVAAHLIWGAPSSVLVGDFLFARAFELMVETDSLQALGILSKASGVIAEGEVLQLMKAYDVNLTEETYIDIISAKTAALFAAASESGAVAAGASPARQQALRDYGLNLGLAFQIQDDALDYGGTAQSLGKNAGDDFAEGKATLPLILAVKATPQAADFWHRTVSMREQTDGDLAQAQALIVESGAMAKTIETARHYAQKAKDALKGFEVSDWRTALEALADYSVERTK, encoded by the coding sequence TTGGATACGGCCAATATCGAGAAAACGCACACATCCGCCCCCGCTGAGACGGCGGGTAAGGCGGATGTCGAGGCGCTGGTGCGTCTGTGCGCCGACGACATGGCGGCGGTCAACGCCATCATCACCGAGCGTATGCAAAGTGATGTCGCGGTGATTCCGGCCCTGGCCGAACACCTGATCAGCGCCGGCGGCAAACGTTTGCGTCCCTTGTTGTGCGTGGCGGCGGCGCGTCTGGCCGGGACGACGAATGTTCACCATCAGAAGCTGTCGGCGGCCGTCGAATTCATCCACACAGCGACCCTGCTGCACGACGACGTGGTCGATTCCAGCCAGTTGCGCCGGGGCAAGGTGGCGGCGCATCTGATTTGGGGCGCGCCGTCTTCGGTGCTGGTCGGGGATTTTCTGTTTGCGCGGGCGTTTGAGCTGATGGTCGAAACCGACTCGCTTCAGGCGCTGGGCATCCTGTCCAAGGCATCGGGGGTCATCGCCGAAGGCGAGGTCCTGCAACTGATGAAGGCCTATGACGTCAATCTGACCGAAGAGACCTATATCGACATCATCTCGGCCAAGACCGCAGCTCTGTTTGCCGCAGCGTCGGAAAGCGGTGCCGTGGCGGCGGGGGCGTCCCCGGCCCGTCAGCAGGCCTTGCGTGACTATGGTCTGAACCTCGGTCTGGCCTTTCAGATTCAGGACGATGCGCTCGACTACGGCGGCACGGCCCAGAGCCTTGGCAAGAATGCCGGTGACGACTTCGCCGAAGGTAAGGCGACCTTGCCATTGATTTTGGCCGTCAAGGCGACGCCGCAAGCGGCTGATTTCTGGCACCGCACGGTCTCGATGCGCGAGCAGACTGACGGCGATCTGGCGCAGGCTCAGGCCCTGATCGTCGAATCGGGGGCGATGGCCAAGACGATCGAGACGGCTCGCCATTATGCGCAAAAGGCCAAGGATGCGTTGAAAGGCTTTGAAGTCTCGGACTGGCGCACAGCACTGGAAGCGCTGGCCGATTACAGCGTCGAACGCACGAAGTAA
- a CDS encoding SDR family oxidoreductase, with protein MTKPAPKIALVTGAAKRIGRAVAFALAKRGYDIGVHYGTSAADAQGLVEQLRASGVRAEALQADLSDADSVKALIPAAVAALGPLSLLINNASVFFDDRAGTLTVDRWHAHMNTNLLAPVLLAQGFAAQGALPDGAAIVNLIDQRVLKPSPPFFSYGLSKAGLWHATRTLAQGLAPRIRVNAVGPGPTLPSIHQTEADFEAEAASTLLQKRVTPEEIAETVVFLAEAPSVTGQMICVDSGQHLGWKTPDMEGL; from the coding sequence TTGACTAAACCGGCTCCCAAAATCGCTCTGGTCACCGGTGCGGCCAAACGCATCGGCAGGGCCGTAGCCTTCGCGCTGGCAAAACGGGGCTACGATATCGGCGTCCATTACGGCACTTCCGCTGCCGATGCGCAGGGTTTGGTCGAGCAACTGCGCGCCTCAGGTGTGCGGGCCGAAGCGCTTCAGGCCGACCTGTCGGACGCCGACAGCGTCAAGGCGCTCATCCCCGCGGCCGTGGCCGCTCTGGGCCCTCTCAGCCTGCTGATCAACAATGCGTCTGTCTTTTTCGATGACCGCGCCGGGACGCTGACGGTGGACCGCTGGCACGCCCACATGAACACCAATCTGCTGGCCCCCGTCCTGTTGGCGCAGGGGTTTGCGGCGCAAGGCGCTCTGCCTGATGGGGCGGCTATCGTCAATCTGATCGACCAGCGGGTGCTGAAACCCTCCCCGCCCTTCTTCTCCTACGGTTTGTCAAAGGCCGGGCTGTGGCACGCCACGCGCACTCTGGCGCAGGGACTGGCCCCGCGTATCCGCGTCAATGCCGTCGGGCCGGGCCCCACCCTGCCCTCCATTCACCAGACCGAGGCCGATTTCGAGGCCGAGGCCGCCTCGACCCTGCTGCAAAAGCGGGTCACGCCCGAAGAGATCGCCGAGACCGTGGTGTTTCTGGCCGAAGCCCCTTCTGTGACCGGTCAGATGATCTGCGTCGATTCGGGCCAGCATCTGGGCTGGAAGACACCGGATATGGAAGGGTTGTAG
- a CDS encoding NUDIX domain-containing protein → MEDWKRLVEPYTRPLFFAHSRMTRGKTLGVRGLVVEDERRVLLIEHTYLEGWWLPGGGVDAFEAAGDAVVRELREEAGIIARETPRLLSIHSNERFFPGDHVLLYRIDRFERGELTSQGEIKNVDFFDIDALPDNINGGSLRRIQEALQGLPPDPLW, encoded by the coding sequence ATGGAAGACTGGAAGCGCCTCGTCGAGCCGTACACCCGGCCGTTGTTCTTTGCTCATTCGCGCATGACGCGGGGCAAGACTCTGGGTGTGCGCGGCCTTGTGGTCGAGGATGAGCGTCGCGTTCTGCTGATCGAGCACACCTATCTCGAAGGTTGGTGGCTGCCCGGTGGCGGCGTCGATGCCTTTGAGGCGGCGGGCGACGCCGTGGTGCGCGAACTGCGCGAAGAGGCGGGGATTATTGCTCGGGAAACACCGCGCCTTCTGTCGATCCATTCCAATGAACGCTTCTTCCCCGGCGATCACGTGCTGCTCTATCGCATTGACCGCTTCGAGCGCGGCGAGCTGACCTCGCAAGGGGAAATCAAGAATGTCGATTTCTTCGATATTGATGCCCTGCCGGACAATATCAACGGCGGCTCTTTGCGGCGGATACAGGAAGCTCTGCAAGGTCTGCCGCCGGACCCGCTGTGGTAG
- a CDS encoding acyltransferase family protein, with amino-acid sequence MTATPAARSSEIRALTGLRGVAALFVVLYHATGYFRFPDPWQHYVRHGYISVDLFFVLSGFVMAMTYGKLFDTGFQWPNFRKFILMRVARVWPLFALMTLITAALIPTVLGTRYYAEDVWHGLLPNLTMTQAWGLANSIVRPSWSISTEWAAYLVFPLLVIAALKGSWQRALLWTGLAAGLLAFVAYGPLWFGQTIRRSGPLDIAASYASGTLLRCLLSFFIGMVAYRFRALVPARAAVLFLVASLLLIAWRPSDLILVGLFTGLIMALSDDEGPVARMLSWRPVYLIGVWSYAIYLIHDVVLFGTFRTLPKFDLSLPGERVHWLMAAIAITVVLSALAHYGFEKPSRDGLRRLISRWTARKPELHAVAGDLPAEPSPTTAGPAADLAELPVSAAKSRR; translated from the coding sequence ATGACCGCCACACCCGCCGCCCGATCGTCCGAAATCCGCGCCCTCACGGGCTTGCGCGGCGTCGCGGCCCTGTTCGTTGTGCTTTATCACGCCACCGGCTATTTTCGCTTTCCCGATCCGTGGCAGCACTATGTGCGGCATGGCTATATTTCGGTCGATCTGTTCTTCGTCCTGTCCGGCTTCGTCATGGCCATGACCTATGGCAAGCTGTTCGACACAGGTTTTCAGTGGCCGAACTTCCGCAAGTTCATCCTGATGCGCGTGGCGCGCGTCTGGCCGCTGTTTGCCCTGATGACGCTGATCACCGCCGCCCTGATCCCGACCGTTCTGGGCACACGCTACTATGCCGAAGACGTCTGGCACGGCCTTCTCCCCAATCTGACCATGACTCAGGCCTGGGGGCTGGCCAATTCCATTGTCCGCCCGTCGTGGTCGATTTCGACCGAATGGGCGGCCTATCTGGTTTTTCCGCTGCTGGTGATTGCAGCCTTAAAAGGTTCGTGGCAACGCGCACTTCTGTGGACCGGGCTGGCCGCTGGTCTGCTGGCCTTTGTCGCCTATGGCCCTCTGTGGTTCGGGCAGACGATTCGCCGCTCAGGCCCGCTGGACATCGCCGCCTCCTACGCCAGCGGCACCCTGCTGCGCTGCCTGTTGAGCTTCTTCATCGGTATGGTGGCCTATCGTTTCCGCGCTTTAGTGCCGGCACGCGCGGCGGTTCTGTTTCTGGTGGCGTCGCTCCTGCTGATCGCGTGGCGGCCGTCGGACCTCATTCTGGTCGGTCTGTTTACCGGCCTGATCATGGCCCTGTCCGACGACGAAGGCCCGGTGGCCAGAATGTTGTCGTGGCGACCGGTCTATCTGATCGGCGTGTGGTCCTATGCCATCTATCTGATCCACGATGTTGTGCTGTTTGGCACCTTCCGCACCCTGCCAAAATTTGACCTGAGCCTGCCGGGGGAGCGCGTCCACTGGCTGATGGCAGCGATTGCCATCACGGTCGTGCTGTCCGCACTGGCCCATTACGGCTTTGAGAAGCCTTCACGCGACGGGCTGCGCCGCCTGATCAGCCGCTGGACGGCCCGCAAACCGGAGCTGCACGCCGTCGCCGGTGACCTGCCGGCTGAACCTTCTCCTACCACAGCGGGTCCGGCGGCAGACCTTGCAGAGCTTCCTGTATCCGCCGCAAAGAGCCGCCGTTGA